The genomic stretch tgagtcaaccggcggttgcgttaaccggcggttgagttgaccccagtgggattttccatggttacaattatctatatttagctaatgttcatgttacagtaaactttttgacatgttacggtaaacatttttacactatatggtaaacatgtgacctgatgatataaccatatttgggctttagcattggataaagggtgtttaataatttaagaagtacatagtaatcatttagtcttgatctttggcttatgatccacctaaatatcaagtcttggaatagtattccatggtagttatgtgatcttaatatttggcttatgatacacctaaatatcaagtcttgaaatagtacttcctagtagtcatgcagtcttgacctcaggcttatgatacacctgtatatcaagtcttgaaatagtaattcatggtagtcatgcagtcttgatctttggcttatgatacacctaaatatcaagtctaataatagtatttcatggtagtcatgcagtcttgacgttTTAGCTTGTGATACACCAAAACATCATGTCAAaactattaccccccccccccctaaacaaaacaaaatttggtttaggggggggggggttcttatTGAGAATGCTTCATTTAAGCCTTTAGTACTCCTTTCAAGATCAAAGGTAGATGAATATTAATCCTCagtgttaaaaagttttcaacaccttaagtttgtaatgtaggtatcacatatatacatcaatttcAGGTAATCGCTAGGCTTACGCTTAGAGCTCCTATGCCAGTGAAAAAtcaataggcaatataggaaaggtgtactgacataagtagtctctaaacacattagctccatggagctttcgttagtagaagccatattaactatgtgtatcagtgagaaaaccggtcaggctatcaaacatcaccaggcgctgttaattatgtgtattggtatatactatatttttatgcttttacatttttctcactgatacacatagttaatatggcttctactaacgaaagctccatggagctaatgtgtttagagactacttatgtcagtacacctttcctatattgcctattgaTTTTTCACTGGCATAGGAGCTCTAAGCGTAAGCCTAGCGATTACCTgaaattgatgtatatatgtgatacctacattacaaacttaaggtgttgaaaactttttaacactGAGGATTAATATTCATCTACCTTTGATCTTGAAAGGAGTACTAAAGGCTTAAATGAAGCATTCTCAataagaacccccccccccctaaaccaaattttgttttgtttagggGGGGGGTAATAGTTTTGACATGATGTTTTGGTGTATCACAAGCTAAaacgtcaagactgcatgactaccatgaaatactattattagacttgatatttaggtgtatcataagccaaagatcaagactgcatgactaccatgaattactatttcaagacttgatatacaggtgtatcataagcctgaggtcaagactgcatgactactaggaagtactatttcaagacttgatatttaggtgtatcataagccaaatattaagatcacataactaccatggaatactattccaagacttgatatttaggtggatcataagccaaagatcaagactaaatgattactatgtacttcttaaattattaaacaccctttatccaatgctaaagcccaaatatggttatatcatcaggtcacatgtttaccatatagtgtaaaaatgtttaccgtaacatgtcaaaaagtttactgtaacatgaacattagctaaatatagataattgtaaccatggaaaatcccactggggtcaactcaaccgccggttaacgcaaccgccggttgactcaaccgccggttaactcaaccaccggttaactcaaccaccggttaactcaaccgccgttaactcaaccgccggttaacgcaACCGCCGGTcgactcaaccgccggttaactcaaccgccggttaactcaaccgccggttaacccaaccgccggttaactcaaccgctggttaactcaaccgccggttaccatatctatataaatagggtgcaaacattaatccaccattctgcctctgatgaaggtcctttatggaccgaaaccggtcaggctatcaaacatcaccaggcgctgttaattatgtgtattggtatatactatatttttatgcttttacatttttctcactgatacacatagttaatatggcttctactaacgaaagctccatggagctaatgtgtttagagactacttatgtcagtacacctttcctatattgcctatataccagagaccaattgatgAGGATATGAACAACTACAATTTGGTGCTCAATTGAGGGCGTGGCAAATTAAGATTATTGTAATataaattgcaacattttttataaacaaatgtgCTGAGATAATcatcaaattttgttttggtaaaaATAGAATGTGCAACAtggattttttataaattatatgagGAGAAATTCTATATCAGACACTGATTACATATATTGATGAAAAAATTAAACTTgagtgtgtatatatatatatatatatataatgacgttttaaattttttaaattttattgttcaaaagcCCCTTTTCATTTGTTCTAATTTgcataatcatttttttaatcacattagttttaaatacattttcaaattaaaaagtcatttgaatTAGATACATGTATGAGTGGAGATAATATGTTATATTTAATCTGTAGAAATCCAGAAGGGGAATAACCTAAAGTCTCAATTATTCTcctttggttttcctgtttttaAGTCATGtttgtgccctttatagcttgctgtttggtgtgagttAAGGGTCAGAGTTGAAGgatgtactttgacctataacggtttacttttacaaatttaaacttgaatagagagttgtctcattggcacttgtaccacatcttcttatatctattttgcatttgaataaaaaaaaaaaattgacaataactTCATATCTAGATTCTTGAAACATTTCATTTACTTGCTTCAACTGGACAATAAGAAAGCAATAATTAACCAGTTAATCTTCTTAATACTCATTAGCCATGGGTCGAGATAGTACTATGTAACTTGCTTTTTTTCTAGCGGTagtattatatattatttctgGATGGTAATCAGTGCCCCTGTACAATCTCATTGATTGATTCTTTTCCTGAATACTGTTAAtctacttaaaattgagaatggaaatggggcatGTGTCAGAGACATCAACCccaccatagaacagacaatagcagaaggtcaccaataggtctttaatgcACCAAGTAACTATAGGTCACATAATGACCTTCAGAAGTGCTCCTTACCCATGATGCATATTAAACTATACAAGGCTCAAAATATGCAACAATAAAATTaagggtaccaattttcttgcaccagatgggcatttcgacaatacatgtctcttcagtgatgctcgtggccaaaatatttgaaatccaaagcttatataaaagatgaagagctataatccaaaaggtccaaaaagtatagccaaatctgtgaaaggaatcagagctttgcatgagggagatacattccttaatttataataatttctatcattttgtaacagcaaattttaatgacaCAATAAATCTGTATTTATTTAGACAAGAAAaccaacagcctgatttatgacaaaaaaatcagtgaaaaataaaaatgaaaatgtcaacaaacaacaaaatgaaTCATGAGCTCCTGTTTGTGTTTGCTCAATCTTCCCACAAACCTGGGACATTGGTATAACAACTCAATATACGAACGAATTGTAAAGTCAGCTGGAAAAGGGGTGTATTACTTAGTAGAAagatgcaaacaaaaaaataacttgtgcACAAATATAGCTTCTTTCAATTCATAGTTGTTGTGTAATCATCAGTTTGCAAAAAAATCCTCTCAAACCAGTGCTAAGGGCCGTCTTAAACCTGCAGTGAggtgagatattttttttgttttgtgttgaaGGCATCACTGAATTTGAAAGGAATAACACAAACAAGcttgttcctttgctttttgtgtattTGTTGTGCCCTGAATATAAAAGTGTCATTTATAGAAACCCAATATATCCTTTCTTTTCTATTGAAGTACCAATCTGAGAATCACTAACAGAGGCTTTATAGTAGAAAGTTTTTAGTCTATAAATGAGGATATTTGAGGACCCGAATAAAATATTGTTCTTCATAGAAAAAGTCAGATAAACATCTGGTACTATAATTGTAAGATTGATTGATGGTTATTTATCAaagtccagtggaaaatatttcttgctgagtttgtaaaaaaaataaatatgaaaagtaCATATTTCAGTGAAACACAATTTAATTGCAACATCGATGTGTATCTACTCAAATTATCacaatcaacaaaacaaaaaatatgtcctCAAATTTGCAAAAAACAATAATTGTCACTGTTATCACAGTTTGAATAGATTAGACCTCTTGGGCCTCTATTATATCTGGTTGTGCCATCATCCTTGACATGCGAATTTCTTCAGATGGACGACGTGAGCGTGACATCTTGCGTAGATAATTTTGCAACTGGAGAGAGCCAGACTTCCTTCCTGACCTTGCAGCTGTGTTACTTGGAATTCCTGATTTCCTTCCgtccttgaaaaaaaaatgataacgtTAGTTACATTCCAAATTTGATGGATTTTTCTGTAATTCtgaataaaaaagtttttttaaagaaCTGTATGAGTTGCATCATTCTGTTCTTTTGTTGAAAATTGTTGTTACCAATTAAAGGAGATATGTGTCTGTGTATGTGTGCGGTTTCAATTCGATCAAATAACTAGTATGCAGGGAACATTACTGCTTGCTTCTGATTTTGGTTTTGGgcagtttaaatgttttaaattgtgtcTTCTTACTTATTTCTGAGGTCCTTTTTAGTaaacaatttgatatatatatgtaaaagatttataaaaagaaacatgggggtcaatgggcaaatatTTTTTAAGTCAAACACATttataaaaccagaggattccgaaaatctgatgaaaattccaaaacatgacaagcgaataTCCTCAAAGGAAATCAAAATTAGTCCAATAAagtattttatatgttatttggGAATCTATAATCTTTATTCAATGACTCTTATTCCTATATTTAAAGGGAAAAAAACAAGATTTTATCTGCTTGAACTTCATGATTTATTGTAACCAAAAATAGCcctttagttaaaaaaaaaaagtaattataaaatcttacaacaatatttgttaaatattatattgtagTCTTTTAGTCTTTAAAGCTTAAATCACTCAATTTCGTAAACCTTAAAATAGGATATAATGATAAAATTTTCATTCAgagaaagtaattaaaaatatttatacttgtgttttcaaaatagattttttttcacaaaacaatAACCTTGAATTTTGAATGTCTTATTTTTTGATCAGATAATATGCACTTGTTGTCTATTGAATTGTTAAACCTCTTTTTCTGCACGGTCTTTACAATGTTaatacctatattttttaataacaaacactgtataaatatatattttcctaAATAGTAAATGTTATTAACAATTGAAGGAGTAactgttaaaaacaaaattacgaGTATTTTCTCAAGACTAATAAAAAGGCttgtaaaatttaataattgAAATGATTACAACTTCAGGGTCTGTTATACAAATGAATAAAAGCTAAGTGGGGTCGTAACGTCAGTgagaagattttattttttatttgtagaaaGATTACGTCTTTGCAATACTCCATGATCCTTTTTCTAAAGTCTAAATTACATAAATTTATATATACTATACATATTTGGTAAAGGCGgtaaaatatcttttttctatttaaatatttgtatttttttttgtttgtcagCTTTACTAAACAAAGTTGAAGTTAGTTTACATATTGACTTAACAAGAGCAATCTCATATTTCAAATGTAAGAATTTAATATGCATATATTATACCTACTGTATTAAAAACAAAGTATTTAAGAGAATCGCAATGTTTGATAACACGTTGAAATTTCCCAATACTTCGACATTGAAGTACATTAAAGATTTATAAACTTTTAATCTCGTTTTAACCTACTAGAGATTAGTGAAGCAAGTTTGATTAATTTAGGCCTTTAAAATATAAACCTGTGTGTTTAATCTTACGGAGAACGAAAGTTCAAGTACCAGATATGCCAATATGTAAGCATACTTGAGCGTTCAAAAAGGTCTGTTGTTCCGAGGTCGTGTTTGCTATGTCTGATGACGTAAAATAAATGCACTGGGATGTTTTATGAAATACATATTTGTTATAGATTTCAATAACTGACTGGTTCATTGATCAGCTGTTGATCTTTTTTGATAGATTTATTATACGATGTCAATCATGTCAGAACTTGGTACAggttttttgaaaagaaattgttGAATTCAATTTCAGATActtaaattaaacatgttaaaagaaggTTTAGCAAtattatgaaatatgaaaaagtcTTTGAAACAATTTGTTAAGCTTCATCCAATAAAAGATCAACATTTGTATCATTTGAACACCTGTTTTtaatgtatggaaatatttattaTGCCGCAGAAACTATAGAAATCATTCATAATACTTCAATTACTGTCATATCTTTCAGTGTCAATTGGTGACAATTGTGTTTGTTTTTACtgcatttgaaaaaagaaattaaaaaaatctatttcttttATGAATAAACCTCTATTGGTTTTTACtttcttatagaaaaaaaaatgttgtcttTTTAGATAGAAAAGAGAAAATCTAGTTAGGATCTAATTTACTTAGGATTCCACTATTTTCAGAATAAACATTATCAAGCTAAAAAAAGTTCCAAAGATTGACATTGGTATTCAAGAAATAAACATGCACCATAAAATGGGATCAACGGGGTTCAAGGGGATAGAACCCCCTTTTTTGatgatcaatacatttgaataGAGACATATGGTTGGatgcccctcccccttttatgCCTTTGAATAAAACTGTAAAGTATTAACTTAGAATGTACTGTTATAACAGAGATCAGCATTTCATGATAGTATTGGtgatatttattcataaaataaaatatcttttaaatatcaataaacaaGATAATTGGGAAAACAAACTTTATAATGTAATATTACCAATAGTTATCTTAGTATGAAATGAACATTAAGATCCCATTatcataaaacaattttaaatattgacTTGTCAATTTCAAacccttttaaaaattaaaaacttttgaaaattaaattggCCCTTCCTGGTAACTTTATAGCTTTAATTATCAAAAGGCAATTAATCCTGTATAACTTGTCAGTTCTTATCATATCCTGTTTATGATTTTAGATAAATTTGCAAATACAAACATTTAATGATTTTTTGTTGAGGATGGTTTATTTTTGCTAAACTTTAATagatttacatgtatatgacaattttaatagatttacatgtatatgacaattatgtatgattttttttatgaatatttatgaataagtcttttataatttttatatccAAAAAAAGATACCATTGAGAGAGCAAAACAATGGACATTGAGACAAGCAAAATGAAGAATTTTTGTAGAGGCAGGGAAAGGGTTTTTCATATTAGTATACTTTAATGGTCTATTTCTACAGgaaattatatttcttttgttcttttaaataAGCTTCTTTTTTTAAGACTTTAAAAATATGGCTAATCTCTCAATTATAAAAATAGCAAAGAGAGAAATGTTCTTCAATACTACATACTAAGTTTTCAACATATCTGGCAAGAATgctaaaataattaaaacagttaaaaaaaatcataaaattttggCATTATTTTAGAAATGTTGGTcacaatttgaagaaaaatatctGCATAAAATTACAATATACTTACAGTTGTTGAaagttctgaatttacagaatacATAGACATTGAAGAGTTATGGTTCCTACTCATCAGAAAATCGCACAGTGTATTAGCATTTTTCATATGTTTAGGGTTAATGCCATATTTCAATGTTTGTTCATTTTCAATCATTCTCAATCGTACAGAATACAAGATTTCGGCTAATGTTTTCATCCTTTGTTCGGGATCTTTCATTTTCAAGTACAGCGATTTATACTGTTGGGTTGCTTTTATGACCTCATTAGGGTCATTGTCACAGTTCTTGCCATAAATCGGTGGTAAGGCAGAATACGCTGTAATACTGTCAACACTGAAAGTGTCCATATTTGATATTGGCGGGAGAGATTTGGTATCCCCCGACCATGAATAGTTTTTTGGTGATGTAAAGTCATTGTCGACATGTTCATTACGTCCATATTCACTCACACTATGTTTTTCGGCAAAATGAACTTTTTTCTTGCTTGTTCTGCTTGGTAAGCTTGCACGAGTGATATCATGACGAGTTGAATCCCGGACTTTAGGAATTTTGTAACTTTCTTGGAGTAATTCTTTTGCGGCAGCTATCCCTGGTGGTGGATGCAGTGGCGGTAGATTTTGCATTGAATTATTTCTCCCAGAGTCCCACTCTGATGTCGTCTTTGATGGACATCTTGACTTTAAAGTTTTCGATAAACTCTCCTGTCTGAGAACTGGAAGTTTAAGAATTCCTTCTTTTCGTGATGACTCAGGAATTGCTGTTATTTTTGTTTCCTgtgtcttcttcttttttttattcaatttgtgaGCGGCAATGTTAGGGGCCATATAATATCTTGATGAGGATTGGACTGAGGATGATTCACTCATGGTTGAAGGTGATAAAGCACTCAGTTTTAAATCTCCCAGTTGGTTTTGTTGATACCTCAAACTTGAAAGTTGTCTCAAAAGTTGACTTTTTTCCGTGGAATATTTCCTCATAGTCTGCCGCAGGTCATTCTGCAGCTTTTTGGTGGAATCTCGAAGATTGTTTCCGAACATGTTGTTTCGAACGTTTGAAATTCTGCAACagagttaaaaatgtcaaaaagacgTTCACAGTCTAAAGTTTTATTCTGCATTgtgaattttaataaattgccaaaaaatatataataattccaATCCGTTAATCCAATTCTGTGGTGTTCAAATGAAGACCACTGGGTTAAACACTGatcaaagtttttaaaacttaatCCTTTAAGCCGACTGTTATTAAAATTGTTCGTTCAGTAATTATAGGTATTAGTAAACATTGAACTTATAACAGTCGAAAACTTTTCCATTAAGACAAGGTGTAATAAATAAAGtagaaaacaatttgtttaaaGTATCCAGTCCCGATTCTTATTGATAAATGAATATCGTCTGAACCCCACTTGCGTTACAAGGTaaaatttattgacaaaattTTACTGACAATACCAAGGTATATTAATTTTTGATGTAAGGCAGAAATCAATTGACGATGTCTATTTTGTCGTTAACAAGAGTTACAATGTTGCAGAGATTATTAAGTATGCGGTTTTAATTAAAAATCTGAAGGAGACTTGCGTCCACACATATCAAAGATGgggatttaaaattttcaataaaagaaagtttttgtatttgagattataattttattattgaaaaatggAGTATTCGTGTTCCTGTCAggtcaatatatataaatttcatgATTTAATCCTATTTGCATGCAAATTCTTTACAAGCCTTACATAATAGGCTTAACTACAGGTGAATATTAAGAATTTGTTTGCATAAAATTATGATTTAAATGTATCTTATTTGTACATAATTTTATAGACCTACCTACAGATGGTAGATTAGTTCAGGCTAAGATTTCAAACCTTTACCCATTCAGCATAATTCATAGAGTCATACAAATATTGCTTACGTCATGTTCATTGCAGAATACATGAATTTTGGCAAAAGtatattagttaaaaaaaaaaaaaaaaatctcaggaaaattgtttttattatgccccacctacgatagtagaggggcattatgttttctggtctgtgcctccgttcgtccgtccgcttcaggttaaagtttttggtcaaggtagtttttgaagaagttgaagtccaatcaacttgaaacttaatacacttgttccccatgatatgatctttctaattatagttttgaccccaatttcatggtccactgaacatagaaaatgatagtgcaaagttcaggttaaagttggtagttttttatgaagttaaagttacatcaacttgaaacttagtacacattttcc from Mytilus edulis chromosome 7, xbMytEdul2.2, whole genome shotgun sequence encodes the following:
- the LOC139481925 gene encoding uncharacterized protein gives rise to the protein MSETENKKHIEKILTKRGITAAYFSTSGNVENKVWHHMQQPESMTKEDSGVFLGSSDEDPDSRKSDDFQTPTPIPDKELNCENIILKIEQQTTQLTEITLLKSQTSFRGMKIVKFDDRLSIISEKSTETDSQVPFVRDIHMEQKVMVKTKQIQHLPGTKTKSPERQKSFPRKLPAKRTRRMVKLFQSPNRNVNLDIPQLYQRQNTTELLHLYDEQIPVARASVNRKISNVRNNMFGNNLRDSTKKLQNDLRQTMRKYSTEKSQLLRQLSSLRYQQNQLGDLKLSALSPSTMSESSSVQSSSRYYMAPNIAAHKLNKKKKKTQETKITAIPESSRKEGILKLPVLRQESLSKTLKSRCPSKTTSEWDSGRNNSMQNLPPLHPPPGIAAAKELLQESYKIPKVRDSTRHDITRASLPSRTSKKKVHFAEKHSVSEYGRNEHVDNDFTSPKNYSWSGDTKSLPPISNMDTFSVDSITAYSALPPIYGKNCDNDPNEVIKATQQYKSLYLKMKDPEQRMKTLAEILYSVRLRMIENEQTLKYGINPKHMKNANTLCDFLMSRNHNSSMSMYSVNSELSTTDGRKSGIPSNTAARSGRKSGSLQLQNYLRKMSRSRRPSEEIRMSRMMAQPDIIEAQEV